The following are from one region of the Streptomyces fradiae genome:
- a CDS encoding DUF3043 domain-containing protein — translation MFRSRSKDEKAPTDKVTADLSKQPRDPEAPKGRPTPKRSDAQSQRRRAQSAPMDRKEAAKRQREARRADLTRQREALNSGDERYLPARDKGPVRRFVRDFVDSRFAVAEFFLPMAVVILVLSLFGNTNRQLQNISLLLWAGVIVMIVIDSIGIWLRLKKQLNERFPNESKRGAIAYGLMRTLQMRRLRLPKPQVKRGERP, via the coding sequence GTGTTCCGTAGCCGTTCGAAGGATGAGAAGGCCCCCACCGACAAGGTGACGGCGGACCTCTCCAAGCAGCCCCGCGACCCCGAGGCCCCCAAGGGCCGCCCGACCCCGAAGCGGAGCGATGCGCAGTCGCAGCGCCGCCGCGCGCAGTCGGCGCCAATGGACCGCAAGGAGGCCGCCAAGCGTCAGCGCGAGGCCCGCCGCGCGGACCTGACCCGCCAGCGCGAGGCGCTGAACAGCGGTGACGAGCGCTATCTGCCCGCCCGCGACAAGGGGCCGGTGCGGCGCTTCGTCCGCGACTTCGTCGACTCGCGCTTCGCGGTCGCCGAGTTCTTCCTGCCGATGGCCGTGGTCATCCTGGTCCTGTCGCTCTTCGGCAACACCAACCGCCAGCTGCAGAACATCTCGCTGCTGCTGTGGGCCGGTGTGATCGTGATGATCGTGATCGACTCGATCGGCATCTGGCTGCGTCTGAAGAAGCAGCTGAACGAGCGATTCCCGAACGAGTCGAAGCGCGGCGCGATCGCGTACGGCCTGATGCGCACGCTCCAGATGCGCCGGCTGCGGCTGCCCAAGCCGCAGGTCAAGCGCGGAGAGCGGCCCTGA
- a CDS encoding PspA/IM30 family protein, which translates to MSGVMKRMGMIFRAKANKALDRAEDPRETLDYSYQKQLELLQKVRRGVADVATSRKRLELQLNQLQGQSSKLEDQGRKALALGREDLAREALSRRAALQQQVSDLEVQHQTLQGEEEKLTLAAQRLQAKVDAFRTKKETIKATYTAAQAQTRIAESFSGISEEMSDVGLAIQRAEDKTAQLQARAGAIDELLASGALDDQSGLAKDDIQAELDRLSGGTDVELELQRMKAELAGPSAQQQAIEGGNGSAQNQNQGQNQQQSQPRFEK; encoded by the coding sequence ATGAGCGGTGTGATGAAGCGTATGGGGATGATCTTCCGCGCGAAGGCAAACAAGGCCCTCGACCGGGCCGAGGATCCGCGCGAGACCCTCGATTACTCCTACCAGAAGCAGCTGGAGCTGCTGCAGAAGGTGCGCCGCGGCGTCGCCGACGTGGCGACCTCCCGCAAGCGCCTCGAACTGCAGCTGAACCAGCTGCAGGGCCAGTCGTCCAAGCTGGAGGACCAGGGCCGCAAGGCGCTCGCGCTCGGCCGTGAGGACCTGGCGCGCGAGGCGCTGTCCCGCCGCGCCGCGCTGCAGCAGCAGGTCAGCGACCTGGAGGTGCAGCACCAGACCCTGCAGGGCGAGGAGGAGAAGCTCACCCTCGCGGCGCAGCGGCTGCAGGCCAAGGTCGACGCCTTCCGCACCAAGAAGGAGACGATCAAGGCCACGTACACGGCCGCCCAGGCGCAGACCCGGATCGCCGAGTCCTTCTCCGGCATCTCGGAGGAGATGAGCGACGTCGGCCTGGCCATCCAGCGGGCCGAGGACAAGACCGCCCAGCTGCAGGCGCGGGCCGGCGCGATCGACGAGCTACTCGCCTCGGGCGCGCTCGACGACCAGTCGGGCCTGGCCAAGGACGACATCCAGGCCGAGCTGGACCGCCTCTCGGGCGGTACGGACGTGGAGCTGGAGCTCCAGCGGATGAAGGCCGAGCTGGCCGGCCCGTCGGCGCAGCAGCAGGCCATCGAGGGCGGCAACGGCTCCGCGCAGAACCAGAACCAGGGCCAGAACCAGCAGCAGTCCCAGCCCCGCTTCGAGAAGTAA
- the nadA gene encoding quinolinate synthase NadA: protein MTTAQPLDVQPTPLALLLLGREADPKSERGVECPGDLPSPSDPDLVERARAAKEKLGDKVFVLGHHYQRDEVIQFADVTGDSFKLARDAAAKPEAEYIVFCGVHFMAESADILTGDDQKVVLPDLAAGCSMADMATAEQVAECWDVLTEAGVAERVVPVSYMNSSADIKAFTGKHGGTICTSSNAKKALEWAFEQGEKVLFLPDQHLGRNTAVRDMGMSLDDCVIYNPHKPNGGLTAEQLRDAKMILWRGHCSVHGRFSLDSVADVRERIPGVNVLVHPECKHEVVAAADYVGSTEYIIKTLEAAPAGSKWAIGTELNLVKRLADRFAPEGKEVVFLDRTVCFCSTMNRIDLPHLVWALESLAEGNLVNRIEVDKETEAFAKLALERMLALP, encoded by the coding sequence GTGACCACCGCCCAGCCCTTGGACGTCCAGCCGACGCCGCTCGCCCTCCTCCTGCTCGGCCGCGAGGCCGACCCGAAGAGCGAGCGCGGCGTGGAGTGCCCCGGCGACCTCCCGTCGCCCTCCGACCCGGACCTGGTGGAGCGCGCCCGCGCCGCCAAGGAGAAGCTCGGGGACAAGGTCTTCGTCCTCGGGCACCACTACCAGCGCGACGAGGTCATCCAGTTCGCCGACGTCACCGGCGACTCCTTCAAGCTCGCCCGTGACGCCGCCGCCAAGCCGGAGGCCGAGTACATCGTCTTCTGCGGTGTGCACTTCATGGCCGAGTCGGCGGACATCCTGACCGGCGACGACCAGAAGGTCGTCCTGCCTGACCTCGCCGCCGGCTGTTCGATGGCCGACATGGCCACCGCGGAGCAGGTCGCCGAGTGCTGGGACGTGCTGACCGAGGCCGGCGTCGCCGAGCGGGTCGTGCCCGTCTCGTACATGAACTCCTCCGCCGACATCAAGGCCTTCACCGGCAAGCACGGCGGCACCATCTGCACCTCGTCCAACGCGAAGAAGGCCCTGGAGTGGGCCTTCGAGCAGGGCGAGAAGGTGCTGTTCCTGCCGGACCAGCACCTGGGCCGCAACACCGCCGTCCGCGACATGGGCATGTCCTTGGACGACTGCGTGATCTACAACCCGCACAAGCCGAACGGCGGCCTGACCGCCGAGCAGCTGCGCGACGCGAAGATGATCCTGTGGCGGGGCCACTGCTCGGTGCACGGCCGCTTCTCGCTGGACTCGGTCGCCGATGTGCGCGAGCGCATCCCGGGCGTCAACGTGCTCGTGCACCCCGAGTGCAAGCACGAGGTCGTGGCCGCGGCGGACTACGTGGGCTCGACGGAGTACATCATCAAGACCCTGGAGGCGGCCCCGGCCGGCTCGAAGTGGGCGATCGGCACCGAGCTCAACCTGGTCAAGCGCCTCGCCGACCGCTTCGCCCCGGAGGGCAAGGAGGTCGTCTTCCTCGACCGCACGGTCTGCTTCTGCTCGACCATGAACCGCATCGACCTGCCCCACCTGGTGTGGGCCCTGGAGTCCCTCGCCGAGGGCAACCTGGTCAACCGGATCGAGGTCGACAAGGAGACGGAGGCGTTCGCGAAGCTCGCGCTTGAGCGGATGCTGGCGCTGCCGTAA
- a CDS encoding cysteine desulfurase/sulfurtransferase TusA family protein: MPYFDAASAAPLHPVARQALLASLDEGWADPARLYREGRRARLLLDAAREAAAEAVGCRPDELVFTPSGTRAVHAGISGALAGRRRVGDRLVVSAVEHSSVLHAGETHAAAGGTVTEVPVDRSGAVDPAVFAAALDSRTALACLQSANHEVGTEQPVAEVAAACTAAGVPLLVDAAQSLGWGPVPAGWSLLAASAHKWGGPSGVGLLAVRKGVRFAPQGPSDERESGRAPGFENLPGIVAAAASLRAVRAEAAAESARLRALVDRIRARVPELVPDVEVVGDPVRRLPHLVTFSCLYVDGETLLSGLDREGFSVSSGSSCTSSTLTPSHVLRAMGVLSEGNVRVSLPAGTTEEDVDRFLAVLPGVVAGVRERLGAPASMFAAPVETADTLLVDALGRRCPIPVIELAKVIGDVPVGGTVTVLSDDGAARLDIPAWCEMRGQEYVGEEPSPKGGTAYVVRRVS, from the coding sequence ATGCCGTACTTCGACGCCGCTTCCGCTGCTCCGCTGCACCCCGTGGCCCGTCAGGCGCTGCTCGCCTCCCTTGACGAGGGCTGGGCCGACCCGGCCCGGCTGTACCGGGAGGGGCGGCGGGCCCGGCTGCTGCTCGACGCCGCCCGGGAGGCCGCGGCGGAGGCGGTGGGCTGTCGGCCCGACGAGCTCGTGTTCACTCCTTCGGGGACGCGCGCGGTTCACGCGGGGATCTCCGGCGCGCTCGCCGGGCGTCGGCGTGTCGGGGACCGGCTCGTGGTGTCGGCGGTCGAACACTCCTCCGTCCTGCACGCCGGCGAGACGCACGCGGCGGCGGGCGGCACGGTGACCGAGGTGCCGGTGGACCGCTCCGGGGCGGTGGACCCGGCGGTCTTCGCGGCCGCGCTCGACTCCCGTACCGCACTGGCCTGTCTGCAGTCCGCCAATCACGAGGTGGGCACCGAGCAGCCGGTGGCCGAGGTGGCCGCGGCCTGTACGGCGGCCGGGGTGCCGCTGCTCGTGGACGCGGCGCAGTCGCTCGGCTGGGGACCGGTGCCGGCGGGCTGGTCGCTGCTCGCGGCGAGCGCGCACAAGTGGGGCGGGCCGTCGGGGGTGGGGCTGCTCGCGGTGCGCAAGGGTGTCCGGTTCGCCCCGCAAGGTCCGTCGGACGAGCGGGAGTCGGGGCGGGCGCCGGGCTTCGAGAACCTGCCGGGGATCGTGGCGGCGGCGGCCTCGCTGCGGGCGGTACGGGCGGAGGCGGCGGCCGAGTCGGCGCGGCTGCGGGCGCTCGTGGACCGGATCCGGGCACGGGTGCCGGAGCTGGTGCCGGACGTGGAGGTGGTGGGCGACCCGGTGCGCCGGCTCCCCCATCTCGTCACCTTCTCCTGTCTCTATGTCGACGGGGAGACCCTGCTCTCGGGTCTCGACCGGGAGGGTTTCTCCGTTTCGTCCGGTTCGTCGTGCACGAGTTCGACCCTGACGCCCAGCCATGTGCTGCGCGCGATGGGGGTGCTGAGCGAGGGGAACGTCCGGGTGTCGCTGCCGGCCGGGACGACGGAGGAGGACGTGGACCGCTTCCTCGCGGTGCTGCCCGGGGTGGTGGCCGGGGTGCGCGAGCGGCTCGGCGCCCCGGCGTCGATGTTCGCCGCGCCCGTGGAGACGGCGGACACCCTCCTTGTCGACGCCCTCGGACGGCGCTGCCCGATCCCGGTGATCGAGCTGGCCAAGGTCATCGGCGACGTCCCGGTGGGCGGCACGGTCACGGTCCTCTCGGACGACGGGGCGGCGCGCCTGGACATCCCGGCCTGGTGCGAGATGCGGGGTCAGGAGTACGTGGGCGAGGAGCCCTCGCCGAAGGGCGGCACGGCGTACGTGGTGCGGCGGGTGTCCTGA
- a CDS encoding carbohydrate kinase family protein has translation MRIAVTGSIATDHLMTFPGRFADQLVADQLHTVSLSFLVDNLDVRRGGVAANISFGMGQLGGRPVLVGAAGFDFDEYRAWLDRHGVDTGSVRISEVLHTARFVCTTDSDHNQIGSFYTGAMSEARLIELKAVADRVGGLDLVLIGADDPEAMLRHTEECRTRAIPFAADFSQQIARMDGEEIRTLLDGATYLFSNEYEKGLIESKTGWTEEEILGRVGHRVTTLGSRGVRIERVGEDPIEVGCPEEEAKVDPTGVGDAFRAGFLTGLSWGVGLERAAQVGCMLATLVIETLGTQEYTLRRANFMDRFTKAYGDEAAAEVQAHLA, from the coding sequence GTGCGTATCGCAGTCACCGGCTCCATCGCCACCGACCACCTCATGACCTTCCCGGGCCGGTTCGCCGACCAGCTCGTGGCGGACCAGCTCCACACGGTCTCGTTGTCGTTCCTCGTCGACAACCTCGACGTCCGCCGGGGTGGCGTCGCGGCGAACATCTCCTTCGGCATGGGCCAGCTCGGCGGCCGGCCGGTGCTCGTCGGCGCCGCCGGCTTCGACTTCGACGAGTACCGCGCCTGGCTCGACCGGCACGGCGTCGACACCGGCTCGGTCCGCATCTCCGAGGTCCTGCACACCGCCCGCTTCGTGTGCACCACGGACTCGGACCACAACCAGATCGGCTCCTTCTACACCGGCGCCATGAGCGAGGCCCGGCTGATCGAGCTCAAGGCCGTCGCCGACCGCGTGGGCGGCCTCGACCTGGTCCTCATCGGCGCCGACGACCCCGAGGCGATGCTGCGCCACACCGAGGAGTGCCGGACCCGCGCGATCCCCTTCGCCGCCGACTTCTCGCAGCAGATCGCGCGCATGGACGGCGAGGAGATCCGCACCCTCCTGGACGGGGCGACCTACCTCTTCTCCAACGAGTACGAGAAGGGCCTCATCGAGTCGAAGACCGGCTGGACCGAGGAGGAGATCCTCGGCCGCGTCGGGCACCGCGTCACCACCCTCGGCTCGCGCGGCGTGCGCATCGAGCGGGTCGGCGAGGACCCGATCGAGGTCGGCTGCCCGGAGGAGGAGGCCAAGGTCGACCCGACCGGTGTCGGCGACGCCTTCCGCGCCGGCTTCCTGACCGGTCTGTCCTGGGGCGTCGGCCTGGAGCGCGCCGCCCAGGTCGGCTGCATGCTCGCCACCCTGGTGATCGAGACCCTGGGCACCCAGGAGTACACCCTGCGCCGCGCCAACTTCATGGACCGCTTCACCAAGGCCTACGGCGACGAGGCCGCCGCCGAGGTCCAGGCGCACCTGGCCTGA
- a CDS encoding iron-sulfur cluster assembly accessory protein: protein MSVSDEKTTVSDGILLSDAAAAKVKALLDQEGRDDLALRVAVQPGGCSGLRYQLFFDERSLDGDVVKDFGGVKVVTDRMSAPYLGGASIDFVDTIEKQGFTIDNPNATGSCACGDSFS from the coding sequence ATGTCCGTATCGGACGAGAAGACCACTGTCAGCGACGGCATCCTCCTGTCCGACGCCGCCGCGGCCAAGGTCAAGGCCCTGCTCGACCAGGAAGGCCGTGACGACCTGGCGCTGCGCGTCGCCGTTCAGCCCGGTGGCTGCTCCGGCCTGCGGTACCAGCTGTTCTTCGACGAGCGCTCGCTCGACGGCGACGTCGTCAAGGACTTCGGCGGCGTCAAGGTCGTCACCGACCGCATGAGCGCGCCCTACCTGGGCGGCGCCTCGATCGACTTCGTCGACACCATCGAGAAGCAGGGCTTCACGATCGACAACCCGAACGCGACGGGTTCCTGCGCCTGCGGCGACAGCTTCAGCTAA
- a CDS encoding efflux RND transporter permease subunit, whose translation MSWLSRFSLAQRALIGLMSLVALLFGAIAIPQLKQQLLPSIEFPMVSVIAPYQGASPDVVEKQVVEPLENALKAVDGVKGVTSTASEGSAVIMASFDYGDEGTKQLVADVQQAVNRARTQLPDSVDPQVVAGSTDDIPTVVLAVSSDKDPQALADQLERTLVPVLKDIDGVGQVTIDGVQELQVSVTPDEKKLAAAGLTTMKLAEAIKNGGGTMPAGAFTEDGMTRTVQVGGGYSSLKEIQDLRIKPVKGKAVRLGDVATVQQDEARRVSVTRTDGKPSLAVVVTMDKDGSAVTISDAVEDKLPKLRQDLGAGAQLTVVSDQGPAVAKSISGLTTEGALGLVMAVLVILVFLASLRSTLVTAVSIPLSVVLALIVLWTRDLSLNMLTLGALTIAIGRVVDDSIVVLENIKRHLGYGEERQTAIVTAVKEVAGAVTSSTLTTVAVFLPIGLVGGIVGELFGSFSLTVTAALLASLLVSLTVVPVLSFWFLRAPKGTSEDPDEARRQAEEKEARSKLQRAYVPVLRFATRRRITSVVIALVVLVVTFGMGGLLKTNFFDQGEQKLLSIKQELPPGTSLAASDEAAKKVEKVLADTEGIKDYQVTVGSSGFMAAFGGGTGTNQASYQVTLEDSASYEKTRDAVDSALAKLDGIGDTTIAAGDAFSNQDLKVVVKAADADVLKKAADAVKKGVEGLKDVTDVQSDLSQSIPRVSVRANDKAADAGFDDTTLGLIVGQAVHGMPAGTAVLDDTERDIVLTSAKPATTLAELKALPIGPVKLGDIATVELVPGPVSKTRIDGARAATITATPTGDNTGAVSAALQTKLKEIDLPAGATATIGGVSEDQSDAFVNLGLAMLAAVAIVFMLLVATFRSLIQPLILLVSIPFAATGAIGLLVATGTPMGVPAMIGMLMLIGIVVTNAIVLIDLINQYRAQGLGVVEAVIEGGRHRLRPILMTALATIFALLPMALGVTGEGGFIAQPLAVVVIGGLITSTLLTLLLVPTLYAMVELRKERRAAKKAAKRAAKTPGGDAPVPPQPKEPAGV comes from the coding sequence ATGTCCTGGCTGTCCAGATTCAGCCTCGCGCAACGGGCCCTGATCGGGCTGATGTCCCTCGTCGCGCTCCTCTTCGGAGCGATCGCGATCCCGCAGTTGAAGCAGCAGTTGCTGCCCTCGATCGAGTTCCCGATGGTCTCGGTCATCGCCCCGTACCAGGGCGCCTCGCCCGACGTGGTGGAGAAGCAGGTCGTCGAACCGCTGGAGAACGCCCTGAAGGCGGTCGACGGCGTCAAGGGCGTCACGTCCACCGCCTCCGAGGGCAGCGCCGTCATCATGGCGAGCTTCGACTACGGGGACGAGGGCACCAAGCAGCTCGTCGCCGACGTCCAGCAGGCCGTGAACCGGGCCCGCACCCAGCTGCCGGACTCGGTCGACCCGCAGGTCGTGGCCGGCTCCACCGACGACATCCCGACCGTCGTCCTCGCGGTCTCCTCGGACAAGGACCCGCAGGCCCTCGCCGACCAGCTGGAGCGGACCCTCGTCCCCGTCCTCAAGGACATCGACGGCGTCGGCCAGGTCACCATCGACGGCGTCCAGGAGCTCCAGGTCTCCGTCACCCCGGACGAGAAGAAGCTCGCCGCGGCCGGACTGACCACCATGAAGCTCGCGGAGGCGATCAAGAACGGCGGCGGCACCATGCCCGCCGGCGCCTTCACCGAGGACGGCATGACCCGCACCGTCCAGGTCGGCGGCGGCTACTCCTCGCTCAAGGAGATCCAGGACCTGCGGATCAAGCCCGTGAAGGGCAAGGCGGTCCGCCTCGGCGACGTCGCCACCGTCCAGCAGGACGAGGCCCGCCGGGTCTCCGTGACCCGCACCGACGGCAAGCCCAGCCTCGCGGTCGTGGTCACCATGGACAAGGACGGCAGCGCCGTCACCATCTCCGACGCCGTCGAGGACAAGCTGCCTAAGCTCCGTCAGGACCTGGGCGCGGGCGCGCAGCTGACCGTGGTCTCCGACCAGGGCCCGGCCGTCGCCAAGTCCATCTCCGGCCTCACCACGGAGGGCGCGCTCGGCCTGGTCATGGCCGTCCTCGTCATCCTGGTCTTCCTGGCCTCGCTGCGCTCCACCCTGGTCACCGCGGTCTCCATCCCGCTCTCCGTGGTCCTCGCCCTGATCGTGCTGTGGACCCGCGACCTCTCGCTCAACATGCTGACCCTGGGCGCCCTCACCATCGCCATCGGCCGGGTCGTCGACGACTCGATCGTGGTCCTGGAGAACATCAAGCGGCACCTCGGCTACGGCGAGGAGCGGCAGACCGCGATCGTCACCGCGGTCAAGGAGGTGGCCGGCGCGGTCACCTCGTCGACCCTCACCACCGTCGCCGTCTTCCTGCCGATCGGCCTGGTCGGCGGCATCGTCGGCGAGCTGTTCGGCTCCTTCTCGCTGACCGTCACGGCCGCGCTGCTCGCCTCGCTGCTCGTCTCGCTGACCGTGGTCCCGGTCCTGTCGTTCTGGTTCCTGCGCGCCCCCAAGGGCACCTCCGAGGACCCGGACGAGGCCCGCCGGCAGGCCGAGGAGAAGGAGGCCCGCAGCAAGCTGCAGCGCGCCTACGTCCCGGTGCTGCGCTTCGCCACCCGGCGCCGGATCACCAGCGTCGTCATCGCCCTGGTGGTCCTCGTGGTCACCTTCGGCATGGGCGGTCTGCTGAAGACCAACTTCTTCGACCAGGGCGAGCAGAAGCTCCTCAGCATCAAGCAGGAGCTGCCGCCGGGCACCAGCCTGGCCGCCTCCGACGAGGCCGCGAAGAAGGTCGAGAAGGTCCTCGCCGACACCGAGGGCATCAAGGACTACCAGGTCACCGTCGGCTCCTCCGGCTTCATGGCGGCCTTCGGCGGCGGCACCGGCACCAACCAGGCCTCCTACCAGGTGACCCTGGAGGACTCCGCCTCGTACGAGAAGACCCGCGACGCGGTCGACAGCGCCCTCGCCAAGCTCGACGGCATCGGCGACACCACCATCGCGGCCGGCGACGCCTTCAGCAACCAGGACCTCAAGGTGGTCGTCAAGGCCGCCGACGCCGACGTCCTGAAGAAGGCCGCCGACGCGGTCAAGAAGGGCGTCGAGGGGCTGAAGGACGTCACCGACGTCCAGAGCGACCTGTCCCAGTCGATCCCGCGGGTCTCCGTCCGCGCCAACGACAAGGCCGCCGACGCCGGCTTCGACGACACCACCCTCGGTCTGATCGTCGGCCAGGCGGTGCACGGCATGCCAGCCGGCACGGCCGTCCTCGACGACACCGAGCGGGACATCGTCCTCACCTCGGCGAAGCCGGCCACCACCCTGGCCGAGCTCAAGGCGCTGCCGATCGGCCCGGTCAAGCTGGGTGACATCGCCACCGTCGAGCTGGTGCCCGGCCCGGTCTCCAAGACCCGGATCGACGGCGCCCGGGCGGCCACCATCACCGCCACCCCGACCGGCGACAACACCGGCGCGGTCAGCGCGGCGCTGCAGACCAAGCTCAAGGAGATCGACCTCCCGGCGGGCGCGACCGCGACCATCGGCGGCGTCTCCGAGGACCAGTCCGACGCGTTCGTCAACCTGGGCCTGGCCATGCTCGCGGCCGTGGCGATCGTGTTCATGCTGCTCGTGGCGACCTTCCGGTCGCTGATCCAGCCGCTGATCCTGCTGGTCTCCATCCCGTTCGCGGCCACCGGCGCGATCGGCCTGCTGGTCGCCACCGGCACGCCCATGGGCGTCCCGGCCATGATCGGCATGCTGATGCTGATCGGCATCGTGGTCACCAACGCGATCGTCCTGATCGACCTGATCAACCAGTACCGGGCCCAGGGCCTGGGCGTCGTCGAAGCGGTGATCGAGGGCGGCCGGCACCGGCTGCGCCCGATCCTCATGACCGCCCTGGCGACGATCTTCGCCCTGCTCCCGATGGCGCTCGGCGTCACCGGCGAGGGCGGCTTCATCGCCCAGCCGCTCGCCGTGGTGGTGATCGGCGGTCTGATCACCTCGACGCTGCTGACCCTGCTGCTCGTCCCGACCCTCTACGCGATGGTGGAGCTCCGCAAGGAGCGCCGCGCCGCGAAGAAGGCGGCCAAGCGCGCGGCGAAGACCCCCGGGGGCGACGCCCCGGTCCCGCCGCAGCCGAAGGAGCCGGCGGGCGTCTGA
- a CDS encoding sensor histidine kinase: protein MTTNGTLTHGTPLTRTRDRLRAHPLAFDAGLALVVLAAMVCSSFTDPHGSPAGPTFGDRTPTATGVVLMLLSAAVLVFRRRRPIPVLAATTAFALVELIADQRPAPVTMSAVISLFTVAAHTDRPTTWRLGLVTMAVLTFAAMVFGPTPWYAQENLGVFAWTGMAAAAGDAVRSRRAFVDAIRERAERAERSREEEARRRVAEERLRIARDLHDVVAHHIALVNVQAGVAAHVMDKRPDQAKEALAHVRTASRSALDELRATVGLLRQSGDPEAPTEPVSGLAVLDDLLATFRNAGLPVELARTDRAAALPAAVDLAAYRIIQEALTNVRKHAGSEARAEVSVLRVGRTVEITVLDDGPAVVPAPEPGGGHGLVGMRERVTALGGTLTAAPRYGGGFRVQAILPVPADCEGDA, encoded by the coding sequence GTGACGACCAACGGCACCCTGACCCACGGCACCCCGCTCACGCGGACCCGGGACCGGCTGCGCGCCCATCCCCTCGCCTTCGACGCGGGGCTGGCGCTCGTCGTGCTCGCGGCCATGGTCTGCAGCTCCTTCACCGACCCGCACGGCAGCCCGGCCGGGCCCACCTTCGGCGACCGGACGCCCACCGCGACCGGCGTCGTGCTGATGCTGCTCAGCGCCGCCGTCCTGGTGTTCCGGCGCCGCCGGCCCATCCCGGTGCTCGCCGCCACCACCGCCTTCGCGCTGGTCGAGTTGATCGCCGACCAGCGCCCGGCGCCCGTCACCATGAGCGCCGTCATCTCGCTCTTCACCGTCGCCGCGCACACCGACCGGCCCACCACCTGGCGGCTCGGCCTCGTCACCATGGCCGTGCTGACCTTCGCCGCCATGGTCTTCGGACCCACCCCCTGGTACGCGCAGGAGAACCTGGGCGTCTTCGCCTGGACCGGGATGGCCGCGGCCGCCGGGGACGCGGTGCGCAGCCGGCGGGCCTTCGTGGACGCCATACGGGAGCGGGCCGAGCGCGCGGAACGCAGCCGCGAGGAGGAGGCGCGGCGGCGGGTCGCCGAGGAGCGGCTGCGGATCGCCCGCGATCTGCACGATGTCGTCGCCCACCACATCGCCCTGGTGAACGTGCAGGCCGGGGTCGCCGCGCACGTCATGGACAAGCGCCCCGACCAGGCCAAGGAGGCCCTGGCGCACGTCCGTACCGCCTCCCGCTCCGCGCTCGACGAGCTGCGCGCCACCGTCGGGCTGCTCCGTCAGTCGGGCGACCCGGAGGCACCGACCGAACCGGTGTCGGGCCTCGCCGTCCTGGACGACCTGCTCGCCACCTTCCGCAACGCGGGCCTGCCGGTCGAGCTGGCCCGCACCGACCGGGCCGCCGCCCTGCCGGCCGCCGTCGACCTCGCCGCGTACCGGATCATCCAGGAGGCGCTGACCAATGTGCGCAAGCACGCCGGGTCCGAGGCGCGGGCCGAGGTGAGCGTGCTCCGGGTCGGCCGCACCGTGGAGATCACCGTCCTCGACGACGGGCCCGCGGTCGTCCCGGCGCCCGAGCCGGGCGGCGGCCACGGCCTGGTCGGCATGCGCGAACGGGTCACCGCGCTCGGCGGCACCCTCACCGCGGCACCCCGCTACGGGGGCGGCTTCCGGGTGCAGGCGATACTGCCGGTGCCGGCCGACTGCGAGGGGGACGCGTGA
- a CDS encoding response regulator, with protein MTIRVLLADDQALLRSAFRVLVDSEPDMEVVAEAADGAEAVDRARGTRPDVVLMDIRMPGTDGLAATRMITADPELADVRIVMLTTFEVDEYVVQSLRAGASGFLGKGAEPEELLGAIRIAHAGEALLSPAATKGLIASFLAQGGGADPDGADAPAYSERLSALTAREREVLVLVGGGHSNDEIAERLDVSPLTVKTHVNRTMAKLGARDRAQLVVTAYESGLVRPRVE; from the coding sequence GTGACCATCCGGGTACTGCTTGCCGACGACCAGGCGCTGCTGCGCAGCGCGTTCCGGGTCCTGGTCGACTCCGAGCCCGACATGGAGGTGGTCGCCGAGGCCGCCGACGGGGCCGAGGCGGTGGACCGGGCCCGCGGCACCAGGCCGGACGTGGTCCTGATGGACATCCGGATGCCCGGCACCGACGGGCTCGCCGCCACCCGCATGATCACCGCCGATCCCGAGCTCGCGGACGTCCGGATCGTCATGCTGACCACCTTCGAGGTCGACGAGTACGTGGTGCAGTCGCTGCGCGCCGGCGCCTCCGGCTTCCTCGGCAAGGGCGCCGAACCGGAGGAGCTGCTCGGCGCCATCCGGATCGCGCACGCCGGCGAGGCGCTGCTCTCCCCGGCCGCCACCAAGGGCCTGATCGCCTCCTTCCTCGCGCAGGGCGGCGGCGCCGACCCGGACGGCGCGGACGCCCCCGCGTACTCCGAGCGCCTGTCCGCGCTCACCGCCCGCGAGCGCGAGGTGCTCGTCCTGGTGGGCGGCGGCCACTCCAACGACGAGATCGCCGAGCGGCTCGACGTCAGCCCGCTCACCGTCAAGACCCATGTGAACCGGACCATGGCCAAGCTGGGCGCCCGGGACCGGGCGCAGCTGGTGGTCACCGCCTACGAGTCGGGGCTTGTCCGTCCAAGGGTGGAGTGA